In the Euphorbia lathyris chromosome 5, ddEupLath1.1, whole genome shotgun sequence genome, one interval contains:
- the LOC136229275 gene encoding chromatin modification-related protein EAF1 B-like isoform X5 gives MHGCGSGSALLVNAEVDSMGGVVDGGVGIGIKTSPRRAAIERAQAELRQEYDVREERRRELDFLEKGGNPLDFKFGNAASVSVQSTSLTDHHTEHFVTSEAKGSFALTASPHGDSVESSGRPGAPLVCEPNSADNFDGENEILEGERKLKHPNRRSNVAPSQQSFQMDGTQIAKESEDSAIVRPYARRNRSRPNRDGARSSSTDIAQSSVGHGSFIKVHGALRNVKGSVPETNNQKERVIPSLSNPKSTTSNGDMASPIEIANTQSNVELDGNLAVDTTASPCKGGAPEDRLDALDTNILRENQCEKLSEIDAQKRSIDMASVECDQVLGKEQLVSAASDFTPGADVAKPENDIGSAELNGFIDMKRDANEGKNTNTPIGTKGLDSESSCTQNGLCLDANNESDLCTNGKNIDTNGLLLKPLSESDGMQNSVEAEMVNEKNDIKVTDSSVLIKEDKDSVHQNHSGIDSFLKVDGEMQRNSELNSEPKCSSNFRGVEKNDHAASHADKELCSVLGDDSNSKKETISTAGPKGCLDLPMQEPRETSLLEKNSSAVPDPQSCSGSQLLVSDKAHEDSILEEARIIEAKRKRIAELSVGVVPLQSRRKSQWDFVLEEMEWLANDFAQERLWKMTTAAQICHRVAFTSRLRVEEQNQCWKLKRVAYNLAKAVMQFWQSMEMLLNKDDQYTDLKSCKHDSKRFGADGIFKDKFEELDKEKCKEFEVQNLGKNLVSPIQGYAVRFLKCNSSVVPSLQAEAPSTPDRVADSGFIGISWEDQLTEESLFYAVPSGAMETYRISIESHLVQCEVKQQMKTGNSMQEEVDTSMYDPAAEFGYRENTYDEEEGETSTYYLHGALDGSRSTKHDQKRKKNLMKTNSLRSYELGVDSTYGHYAAASQQNNLIGKRPASNLHLGSIPTKRVRSAASRQRFISPFNAGATATPAKTDASSGDTSSFQDDQSTLHGGSQIQKSIEVESTGDFEKQLPYDSAETTTKPKKKKKAKNLGCAYDQGWQLDSTVHNEQRDHSKKRLESHHFDSNGTSGLLYGQHPAKKLKLMKQSMDGTLDNMAPMMGSIPSPAASQMSNMPSTSKMVKIVGNKDKGRKPKSLKVTAGQPGSGSPWLLSEDQALVVLVHDMGPNWELVSDAINSALQFKCMFRKPIECKERHKILMDKGAGDGADSADDSGSSQSYPSTLPGIPKATVLDTHIGSARQLFQRLRGPMEEDTLKSHFEKIIMIGKKYHFRRTQNDNLDPKQIVAVHNSHLAALDQVPTSPNGGALTPLDLCDTTASSPETLPNGYPNSHATGLPLSNQSAVGSVLPTSGANSSLQPSPGVVLGSNSSPSGPLNAPVRDGRYSVPRTSLPVDEQQRLHYNQMLSNRNLQQSNLPVSGADRGVRMVPGNTVGMMPGINRSMSLPRPGFQGIASSSMLNSNSMLSSGMVGMPSPVSMQSGSSSGQGNSMMRSRDGLHMVRTGASGNNSEHQRQMMVPELQMQVSQGTSQGVPAFSGMSSSFANQTTPPAVQGYPGHSQQQHQMPPQQSHVMSNTHLQGANHSTGSPQQAYAIRLAKDRQMQQRLLQQQHQQQQQQFAASGVLMPHVTSQPQLPMSSSMQSSSQVQPQTSTQPVSLAPLAPTSPMTPVSVQQQQQKHTLPHHGINRNSQTVASGLTNQVGKQRPRQPQQHQQFQQSGRVHPQQRQHSQSPQQAKVLKGMGRGNVVVHQNLGIDHSHLNGLSVPPSNQSAEKGEHIIHMMQGKGLYSGTGLSAVQPSKPLATQSSNHSQPPSKLFSASAPPPSKQMQQMPSHSDNSMQGQVSSVSGHTLSAAHQALPPAIIASNHQQMQPTPQIHQKQSGQPAIQRILQQNRQLNSDLQNKSQTDPGHVEKPVIAPKVPQMVTNTVTSASQGCNDSTNKLPNVTTATSQWKHSETPSDTVMENPASQVSSVGSAPLTNMAGNEPVASVNSGSGQRKLSGGMPQHGSAGAQRQQQQQPQQSTPPPSQPSSQPLFQTQEQQLPEQQSPRQQLPPQQKLPHLQSAQGTLYIRPTNSQLE, from the exons ATGCATGGATGTGGTTCGGGATCTGCTCTCCTAGTAAATGCTGAGGTTGATTCCATGGGAGGGGTTGTTGACGGTGGAGTTGGAATTGGAATCAAAACCTCTCCACGCCGAGCAGCTATTGAGAGAGCTCAAGCAGAGCTCAG ACAGGAGTATGATGTTCGTGAGGAAAGGAGACGAGAACTAGATTTTCTTGAGAAA GGTGGAAATCCATTAGATTTTAAGTTTGGGAATGCAGCTTCAGTTAGTGTCCAGTCTACTTCTCTGACTGATCATCATACTGAACATTTTGTCACTAG TGAAGCAAAAGGTAGTTTCGCACTGACTGCTTCACCTCATGGAGACTCTGTGGAAAGTAGTGGGAGACCAGGGGCTCCTCTAGTATGTGAACCTAATAGTGCTGATAATTTTGACGGTGAAAATGAGATTCTTGAAGGTGAAAGGAAACTTAAACATCCTAATAGGAGAAGTAATGTTGCTCCATCACAACAGTCTTTCCAGATGGATGGGACTCAGATTGCCAAGGAATCAGAAGATTCTGCTATTGTTCGACCATATGCTCGAAGGAATAGGTCCAGGCCAAATCGTGATGGTGCTCGATCCAGCTCAACTGATATAGCTCAGAGTTCTGTTGGTCATGGATCTTTCATAAAGGTTCATGGGGCTTTGAGGAATGTGAAAGGATCAGTACCTGAAACAAACAATCAGAAGGAGCGGGTCATTCCTTCTCTTTCAAATCCAAAGTCTACTACATCGAATGGTGATATGGCTTCTCCAATTGAAATTGCAAATACTCAGTCAAACGTGGAGCTGGATGGTAATCTGGCCGTGGATACAACAGCCAGCCCATGTAAGGGTGGTGCCCCTGAAGACAGGTTGGATGCCTTAGATACTAACATTTTAAGGGAAAACCAGTGCGAAAAACTTTCAGAAATTGATGCTCAGAAAAGATCCATTGACATGGCTTCTGTGGAGTGCGACCAAGTTTTAGGAAAAGAACAGTTAGTTTCAGCTGCTTCTGATTTTACTCCTGGTGCAGATGTGGCCAAACCTGAGAATGATATTGGTTCAGCTGAATTAAATGGTTTCATTGACATGAAAAGAGATGCCAATGAAGGGAAAAACACCAACACCCCTATAGGAACAAAGGGGTTAGATTCAGAATCCTCTTGCACCCAAAATGGTCTATGCTTAGATGCAAATAATGAGAGTGATTTGTGTACTAATGGCAAAAATATTGATACTAATGGACTTCTTTTAAAGCCGCTGTCAGAGTCTGATGGAATGCAAAATTCAGTGGAAGCTGAGATGGTAAATGAAAAGAATGATATCAAGGTCACAGACAGCAGTGTTCTTATCAAGGAAGATAAAGATTCTGTGCATCAAAACCACTCTGGCATTGATTCTTTCCTCAAAGTGGATGGAGAAATGCAGAGAAATTCTGAATTAAACAGTGAGCCGAAATGTTCTTCTAACTTCAGAGGAGTAGAGAAGAATGACCATGCTGCATCTCATGCTGACAAAGAATTGTGTAGTGTGTTAGGTGAtgattcaaattctaaaaaagAAACTATCAGTACTGCTGGGCCCAAGGGCTGCTTAGATTTACCTATGCAAGAGCCACGTGAAACTAGTTTGCTAGAGAAAAACTCTTCTGCTGTTCCCGACCCTCAATCTTGTTCTGGTAGTCAGTTGTTAGTTTCAGACAAGGCCCATGAAGATTCTATCTTGGAAGAGGCACGGATTATTGAG GCTAAACGTAAGAGGATTGCTGAGTTATCTGTAGGAGTTGTGCCCTTGCAGAGTCGCCGAAAATCTCAGTGGGATTTTGTGCTTGAAGAAATGGAATGGTTGGCAAATGATTTCGCACAG GAGCGTCTTTGGAAAATGACAACTGCTGCTCAAATTTGTCACCGCGTAGCTTTTACCTCTCGGTTAAGAGTTGAGGAACAGAATCAATGCTGGAAGCTTAAAAGAGTTGCTTATAATTTGGCAAAGGCTGTGATGCAGTTCTGGCAATCAATGGAGATGCTTTTAAATAAGGATGATCAGTACACCGATCTGAAAAGCTGCAAACATGATTCAAAGAGGTTTGGTGCAGATGGAATTTTCAAGGACAAGTTTGAAGAACTTGATAAG GAGAAGTGCAAAGAATTTGAGGTGCAAAATCTGGGGAAAAATCTTGTATCCCCAATTCAGGGATATGCAGTTAGATTTTTGAAATGCAACAGCTCTGTTGTTCCTTCCCTTCAGGCAGAAGCACCATCTACTCCTGATAGAGTAGCTGATTCAGGCTTTATTGGGATCTCATGGGAAGATCAACTTACTGAA GAAAGCCTATTCTATGCAGTTCCCTCAGGTGCCATGGAAACTTACAGAATCTCCATTGAGTCTCATTTGGTACAGTGTGAGGTAAAGCAACAAATG AAGACAGGCAACAGCATGCAAGAGGAAGTAGACACCTCTATGTATGATCCTGCAGCAG AGTTTGGATATCGGGAGAACACATATgatgaggaggaaggagaaACGAGCACATATTATTTGCATGGAGCTTTGGATGGTAGCAGGTCAACAAAACATGatcagaagaggaagaagaacctaATGAAAACAAATTCTTTGAGATCATATGAATTAGGAGTGGATTCGACTTATGGACACTATGCAGCAGCATCTCAACAGAATAATTTGATTGGAAAAAGGCCTGCAAGTAATCTTCATCTTGGTTCAATTCCAACAAAACGTGTTCGCAGTGCTGCGTCCAGGCAGAGGTTCATAAGTCCTTTTAATGCTGGAGCCACAGCGACTCCAGCAAAGACAGATGCTTCAAGTGGAGATACTAGTTCTTTTCAGGATGACCAGAGTACTTTGCATGGTGGATCCCAAATCCAGAAGAGCATTGAGGTTGAATCTACTGGGGACTTCGAAAAACAGTTACCATATGACAGTGCTGAGACAACAACAAaaccaaagaaaaagaagaaggctAAAAACCTG GGTTGTGCTTATGATCAGGGTTGGCAGCTGGATTCCACTGTTCACAATGAACAG AGGGATCATTCAAAAAAGAGACTGGAAAGTCATCATTTTGACTCTAATGGAACTAGTG GCTTATTATACGGACAACACCCTGCAAAGAAGCTGAAACTAATGAAACAATCAATGGATGGTACTTTGGACAATATGGCCCCAATGATGGGGTCTATTCCTTCTCCTGCAGCTTCCCAAATGAGTAATATGCCCAGCACTAGTAAAATGGTGAAAATTGTTGGTAATAAGGATAAGGGCAGAAAACCTAAATCATTGAAG GTGACTGCTGGGCAGCCAGGTTCTGGAAGTCCATGGTTACTTTCTGAAGACCAG GCACTTGTTGTCCTTGTACATGATATGGGTCCTAACTGGGAGCTTGTAAGTGATGCCATTAACAGCGCCCTTCAATTTAAG TGTATGTTTCGCAAGCCTATAGAATGCAAAGAACGACACAAAATTCTAATGGATAAGGGTGCTGGTGATGGGGCTGATAGTGCTGATGATTCAGGATCTTCCCAATCTTATCCATCAACTTTGCCTGGCATCCCAAAGGCAACTGTTTTAGATACTCATATA GGCAGTGCCAGACAGTTATTTCAACGTTTGCGAGGGCCTATGGAAGAAGATACTCTCAAGTCTCATTTTGAAAAGATTATAATGATTGGGAAGAAGTATCACTTTAGAAGGACTCAG AATGATAACCTGGATCCTAAACAAATAGTTGCCGTTCACAATTCTCATCTTGCTGCTCTCGACCAAGTGCCCACAAGCCCAAATGGTGGTGCTTTGAC GCCTCTTGATCTCTGTGATACAACTGCATCAAGCCCAGAGACTCTTCCCAATGGGTATCCAAATTCTCATGCTACTGGTTTACCCTTGTCAAATCAAAGTGCTGTTGGATCCGTGCTTCCTACTTCTGGGGCAAACTCATCTCTGCAACCGTCTCCTGGCGTGGTTCTTGGCAGTAATTCATCACCATCCGGCCCACTTAATGCTCCTGTCAG GGATGGTAGATACAGTGTTCCAAGGACATCTTTACCAGTGGATGAGCAGCAAAGGTTACATTATAATCAAATGTTATCCAACAGAAACTTGCAGCAATCTAACTTGCCTGTTTCTGGGGCTGATCGGGGTGTTCGCATGGTTCCTGGAAACACCGTGGGCATGATGCCTGGTATCAACAGAAGCATGTCACTGCCAAGGCCAGGGTTTCAGGGGATTGCCTCATCATCAATGTTGAATTCTAATAGCATGCTTTCCTCTGGTATGGTTGGGATGCCAAGCCCTGTAAGTATGCAGTCTGGAAGTAGTTCTGGTCAAGGGAACTCAATGATGAGATCTCGTGATGGCTTGCATATGGTGCGG ACTGGAGCCAGTGGGAATAATTCGGAGCATCAAAGACAAATGATGGTGCCAGAACTTCAGATGCAGGTCTCACAAGGGACCAGCCAAGGAGTCCCTGCTTTTAGTGGCATGAGCTCATCATTTGCTAATCAGACAACGCCTCCAGCTGTACAAGGATATCCTGGTCATTCCCAGCAGCAGCATCAAATGCCTCCACAACAATCTCATGTGATGAGCAATACTCATCTTCAGGGCGCCAATCATTCTACAGGCTCACCGCAGCAAGCTTATGCAATCCGTTTGGCTAAAGATAGGCAGATGCAGCAGCGACTCCTTCAGCAGCAGCATCAGCAACAACAGCAGCAGTTTGCTGCATCTGGTGTCCTGATGCCACATGTCACATCACAGCCCCAACTCCCTATGTCATCTTCTATGCAAAGTAGTTCCCAGGTTCAACCACAAACTTCGACACAGCCAGTATCACTTGCCCCCTTAGCACCGACTTCGCCCATGACACCTGTTTCAGTTCAACAGCAACAGCAGAAACATACCTTGCCACATCATGGGATCAATCGGAACTCACAAACTGTTGCAAGTGGGTTAACCAATCAGGTGGGAAAGCAAAGGCCTCGACAGCCACAGCAGCATCAGCAGTTTCAACAATCTGGCCGGGTCCATCCTCAGCAGCGACAACATTCACAGTCTCCCCAGCAAGCTAAAGTTTTGAAGGGAATGGGAAGAGGGAATGTGGTGGTTCATCAGAACCTTGGCATTGATCATTCTCATTTAAACGGCCTTTCTGTACCTCCAAGTAACCAAAGTGCGGAGAAGGGTGAGCATATCATTCATATGATGCAAGGTAAAGGCTTATATTCCGGTACTGGATTGAGTGCAGTACAACCATCTAAACCATTGGCTACTCAATCCTCAAATCATTCTCAGCCACCTTCAAAGCTATTTTCTGCCTCAGCCCCTCCTCCTTCAAAACAAATGCAGCAGATGCCTTCTCATTCTGATAATAGCATGCAAGGTCAGGTTTCATCAGTATCTGGTCATACGTTATCGGCTGCTCATCAAGCTCTTCCACCAGCAATTATTGCCTCCAACCATCAGCAGATGCAGCCAACACCACAAATACATCAGAAGCAGTCTGGTCAACCAGCTATTCAGAGGATACTTCAGCAGAATCGTCAGTTGAATTCTGATCTGCAAAACAAGTCACAAACTGATCCGGGTCATGTAGAGAAACCTGTAATTGCTCCCAAAGTTCCCCAGATGGTCACAAATACAGTGACATCAGCGTCTCAAGGCTGTAATGATTCAACTAATAAGCTACCGAATGTTACTACTGCTACTTCACAGTGGAAACATTCGGAAACCCCTTCTGATACTGTGATGGAAAATCCAGCATCGCAAGTGAGTTCGGTTGGCAGTGCACCTCTTACAAATATGGCTGGAAATGAGCCAGTGGCATCAGTTAATTCGGGTTCAGGCCAGAGGAAGTTATCAGGAGGCATGCCTCAACATGGGAGTGCTGGAGCACAGAGGCAACAGCAGCAGCAGCCACAACAATCAACACCACCGCCGTCACAGCCCTCATCTCAGCCACTGTTCCAGACTCAAGAACAGCAGCTACCAGAACAACAATCACCACGACAACAGCTGCCACCACAACAGAAATTGCCGCATCTTCAGTCAGCGCAAGGCACTTTGTATATCAGGCCCACTAATTCTCAGCTGGAGTGA